The Cloeon dipterum chromosome 3, ieCloDipt1.1, whole genome shotgun sequence genome includes a region encoding these proteins:
- the LOC135939992 gene encoding uncharacterized protein LOC135939992 isoform X1 — protein MQGTRAQQNLSNFLKIILIITMATCTLLILISDRQHSWSIVQIREEIYQTLTNEEAAANSTNIEEGEAILNIGESKNLSQDDVLKKVHDWAPSVLADHVNDTNRKFNDTCAHYVNPYGVKYNNIMWQVQKTPRETYHLFNAYFDNRTAIMGKGSFVRILAVIDRREPSNKTFCQLWFANKPEPTISNVTRTDFLWYNEWGNEKSPYQPYLFSCAVPASLGMVPESVSLVANPCDNATNNLRVIDNRAPLDKKLNFGVCVKAMNFKNQPLVSVKLVEWIEMHKILGADKIIIYELQVHPNTTRVLDYYKAQGFVEVTKLALPGSAPNIPDLMEMYMSHRTFGIQCPLELIQYTDCLLKNMNLFEFIVVVDIDEVILPLKVDNWYDLIYKVTIPKHKKNKEGIASFVARNVHFMDDTDEYQDWTQGIPKYMHMLQNVHRNVSHTKKGDAIKVLLISDLYNYSFPSIENFVLSVSITQITFWHCTTTLPGFVSAIIALASILISRIPTCSTTVLAGRRVSASGSEERTWWWTRLCGGSRTNSFQLLKKSCAQLDFSKLFVL, from the exons ATGCAGGGGACGCGAGCACAGCAAAATCTGagcaatttcttaaaaattatattaatcatTACGATGGCAACGTGCACCCTGCTGATTTTAATATCTGACCGGCAACACTCTTGGTCCATCGTGCAAATACGCGAGGAAATTTACCAAACCTTGACTAATGAAGAAGCTGCTGCCAATTCGACCAACATAGAGGAAGGAGaagcaattttgaatatcGGTGAATCCAAAAACTTGTCTCAAGATGAtgtattaaaaaag gtgCATGACTGGGCGCCTAGCGTTCTCGCAGACCACGTGAACGACACGAACCGCAAATTTAACGACACTTGCGCCCACTACGTCAACCCCTACGGCGTGAAATACAACAATATCATGTGGCAAGTGCAGAAAACGCCCCGCGAAACGTACCACCTCTTCAACGCCTACTTTGACAACCGCACCGCTATAATGGGCAAAGGTTCCTTCGTTCGAATCCTCGCCGTCATTGACAGACGCGAGCCAAGTAACAAAACCTTCTGCCAACTTTGGTTTGCAAACAAGCCCGAGCCAACGATAtcaaat GTGACGCGAACAGACTTTCTGTGGTACAATGAATGGGGAAACGAAAAATCGCCCTACCAGCCGTACCTTTTCAGCTGTGCCGTGCCTGCTTCGTTAGGGATGGTTCCGGAATCCGTATCTCTGGTTGCCAATCCGTGCGACAACGCCACCAACAATTTGAGAGTGATCGACAACCGGGCACCATTAGacaaaaaactcaattttggaGTTTGCGTGAAGGCGATGAACTTCAAAAACCAGCCCCTCGTTTCTGTTAAGCTGGTCGAGTGGATTGAAATGCACAAGATACTCGGCGctgataaaattatcatttatgaGCTTCAG GTGCATCCGAATACGACACGAGTTCTGGATTACTACAAGGCGCAAGGCTTTGTTGAGGTCACGAAACTGGCCCTGCCAGGAAGTGCCCCGAACATTCCTGACCTCATGGAAATGTACATGAGTCACAGGACATTTGGTATTCAGTGCCCTCTCGAACTCATCCAGTACACCGACTGCctgctgaaaaatatgaatctcTTTGAGTTCATCGTTGTTGTCGACATCGatgaa gttatcCTTCCGCTTAAAGTCGATAATTGGTACGACCTCATCTACAAAGTTACCATTCCAAAGCACAAGAAGAATAAAGAAGGCATAGCGTCATTCGTAGCAAGAAATGTGCACTTTATGGACGACACGGATGAGTATCAGGACTGGACTCAGGGAATACCAAAATACATGCATATGCTGCAGAATGTGCATCGCAACGTGTCTCACACAAAGAAGGGCGATGCGATTAAGGTTTTACTAATTTCTGATCTATATAATTATTCCTTTccatcaattgaaaatttcgttCTTAGTGTTTCCATAACACAGATTACGTTCTGGCACTGCACAACCACTTTGCCCGGCTTTGTCTCCGCGATTATTGCCCTTGCGTCGATTTTGATATCGAGGATACCCACATGCAGCACTACTGTCTTGGCAGGAAGAAGAGTGAGTGCAAGTGGAAGCGAGGAAAGGACCTGGTGGTGGACACGTCTATGTGGAGGTTCAAGGACAAACTCATTCCAGCTACTCAAAAAGTCCTGCGCGCAATTGGATTTCtctaaattgtttgttttatag
- the LOC135939697 gene encoding uncharacterized protein LOC135939697 — MQGTRAERNLSNFLKIALIITMATCTLLILISDRQHSWSIVQIREEIYETLINEAAANLSITEEGEAILFIGEAENLTQEDILKKVHDWAPSVLADHVNDTDRKLNDTCAHYVNPYDVKYNNIMWQVQKMPRETYLLFNAYFDNRTVLTGGGSFVRILAVIDRPEPSNKSFCQLWFANKPEPTISDVSQTDFLWYREWGNDKSPYQPYLFSCAVPASLGMVPESVSLVANPCDNATNNLRVIDNRALFGKKLNFGVCVKAMNFKHQPLVSIRLVEWIEMHKILGADKIFIYELQVHPNTTRVLDYYKAQGLVEVTKLALPGSAPNIPDLMEMYMSHRTFSIQCPLELIQYTDCLLKNMNLFEFIVVVDIDEVILPLQVDNWYDLIYKVAIPKNKQRTEGIASFVARNVHFMDDTDEYQDWTQGIPKYMHMLQNIHRNVSHSEIGNSIKCIHNTDYVLALHNHYARHCLGDYCPDVDFDLEDAHMQHYCLGRKKSECKWKRGKDLVVDTSMWRFKDKLIPATQKVLRTIGFL, encoded by the exons ATGCAGGGGACGCGAGCAGAGcgaaatttgagcaattttctaaaaattgcattaatcaTTACGATGGCAACGTGTACCCTGCTGATTTTAATATCTGACCGGCAGCACTCTTGGTCCATCGTGCAAATACGCGAGGAAATTTACGAAACTTTGATTAATGAAGCGGCTGCCAATTTATCCATCACGGAAGAAGGGGAAGCAATTTTGTTCATCGGTGAAGCCGAAAACTTGACTCAAGAggatatattaaaaaag gtgCATGACTGGGCGCCTAGTGTTCTTGCAGATCACGTGAACGACACGGACCGCAAATTAAACGACACTTGCGCTCACTACGTCAACCCCTACGACGTGAAATACAACAATATCATGTGGCAAGTGCAGAAAATGCCCCGCGAAACGTACCTGCTCTTTAACGCCTACTTTGACAACCGCACCGTTTTAACGGGCGGAGGCTCCTTCGTTCGAATCCTCGCCGTCATTGACAGACCTGAGCCAAGTAACAAAAGCTTCTGCCAACTTTGGTTCGCCAACAAGCCCGAGCCAACGATATCAGat gtGTCGCAAACAGACTTTCTGTGGTACAGGGAATGGGGAAACGACAAATCGCCGTACCAGCCGTACCTTTTCAGCTGTGCCGTGCCTGCTTCGTTGGGGATGGTTCCAGAATCCGTATCTCTGGTTGCCAATCCGTGCGACAACGCGACCAATAATTTGAGAGTGATCGACAACCGGGCACTATTTGGCAAAAAACTCAACTTTGGGGTATGCGTGAAGGCGATGAACTTCAAACACCAGCCCCTTGTTTCCATCAGGCTGGTCGAGTGGATCGAAATGCACAAAATACTCGGCgcagacaaaattttcatttacgaGCTTCAG GTGCATCCGAATACGACGCGAGTTTTGGATTACTACAAGGCGCAAGGCTTGGTGGAGGTCACGAAACTGGCCCTGCCAGGAAGTGCCCCGAACATTCCTGACCTCATGGAAATGTACATGAGTCACAGGACATTTAGTATTCAGTGCCCTCTCGAACTCATCCAGTACACCGACTGCctgctgaaaaatatgaatctcTTTGAGTTCATCGTTGTTGTCGACATCGACGAG gtTATCCTTCCGCTCCAAGTCGATAATTGGTACGATCTCATCTACAAAGTTGCCATTCCAAAGAACAAGCAGAGAACAGAAGGCATAGCGTCATTCGTAGCAAGAAATGTGCACTTTATGGACGACACGGATGAGTATCAGGACTGGACTCAGGGAATACCAAAATACATGCACATGCTGCAGAATATCCATCGCAACGTGTCTCACTCGGAGATTGGCAATTCAATTAAG tgTATCCACAACACAGATTACGTTCTGGCGCTGCACAACCACTATGCCCGGCATTGTCTTGGCGATTATTGTCCAGACGTTGATTTTGACCTTGAGGATGCCCATATGCAGCACTACTGTCTTGGCAGGAAGAAGAGTGAGTGCAAGTGGAAGCGAGGAAAGGACCTGGTGGTGGACACGTCTATGTGGAGGTTCAAGGACAAACTCATTCCTGCTACTCAGAAAGTCCTGCGCACGATtggatttctttaa
- the LOC135939992 gene encoding uncharacterized protein LOC135939992 isoform X2 codes for MQGTRAQQNLSNFLKIILIITMATCTLLILISDRQHSWSIVQIREEIYQTLTNEEAAANSTNIEEGEAILNIGESKNLSQDDVLKKVHDWAPSVLADHVNDTNRKFNDTCAHYVNPYGVKYNNIMWQVQKTPRETYHLFNAYFDNRTAIMGKGSFVRILAVIDRREPSNKTFCQLWFANKPEPTISNVTRTDFLWYNEWGNEKSPYQPYLFSCAVPASLGMVPESVSLVANPCDNATNNLRVIDNRAPLDKKLNFGVCVKAMNFKNQPLVSVKLVEWIEMHKILGADKIIIYELQVHPNTTRVLDYYKAQGFVEVTKLALPGSAPNIPDLMEMYMSHRTFGIQCPLELIQYTDCLLKNMNLFEFIVVVDIDEVILPLKVDNWYDLIYKVTIPKHKKNKEGIASFVARNVHFMDDTDEYQDWTQGIPKYMHMLQNVHRNVSHTKKGDAIKCFHNTDYVLALHNHFARLCLRDYCPCVDFDIEDTHMQHYCLGRKKSECKWKRGKDLVVDTSMWRFKDKLIPATQKVLRAIGFL; via the exons ATGCAGGGGACGCGAGCACAGCAAAATCTGagcaatttcttaaaaattatattaatcatTACGATGGCAACGTGCACCCTGCTGATTTTAATATCTGACCGGCAACACTCTTGGTCCATCGTGCAAATACGCGAGGAAATTTACCAAACCTTGACTAATGAAGAAGCTGCTGCCAATTCGACCAACATAGAGGAAGGAGaagcaattttgaatatcGGTGAATCCAAAAACTTGTCTCAAGATGAtgtattaaaaaag gtgCATGACTGGGCGCCTAGCGTTCTCGCAGACCACGTGAACGACACGAACCGCAAATTTAACGACACTTGCGCCCACTACGTCAACCCCTACGGCGTGAAATACAACAATATCATGTGGCAAGTGCAGAAAACGCCCCGCGAAACGTACCACCTCTTCAACGCCTACTTTGACAACCGCACCGCTATAATGGGCAAAGGTTCCTTCGTTCGAATCCTCGCCGTCATTGACAGACGCGAGCCAAGTAACAAAACCTTCTGCCAACTTTGGTTTGCAAACAAGCCCGAGCCAACGATAtcaaat GTGACGCGAACAGACTTTCTGTGGTACAATGAATGGGGAAACGAAAAATCGCCCTACCAGCCGTACCTTTTCAGCTGTGCCGTGCCTGCTTCGTTAGGGATGGTTCCGGAATCCGTATCTCTGGTTGCCAATCCGTGCGACAACGCCACCAACAATTTGAGAGTGATCGACAACCGGGCACCATTAGacaaaaaactcaattttggaGTTTGCGTGAAGGCGATGAACTTCAAAAACCAGCCCCTCGTTTCTGTTAAGCTGGTCGAGTGGATTGAAATGCACAAGATACTCGGCGctgataaaattatcatttatgaGCTTCAG GTGCATCCGAATACGACACGAGTTCTGGATTACTACAAGGCGCAAGGCTTTGTTGAGGTCACGAAACTGGCCCTGCCAGGAAGTGCCCCGAACATTCCTGACCTCATGGAAATGTACATGAGTCACAGGACATTTGGTATTCAGTGCCCTCTCGAACTCATCCAGTACACCGACTGCctgctgaaaaatatgaatctcTTTGAGTTCATCGTTGTTGTCGACATCGatgaa gttatcCTTCCGCTTAAAGTCGATAATTGGTACGACCTCATCTACAAAGTTACCATTCCAAAGCACAAGAAGAATAAAGAAGGCATAGCGTCATTCGTAGCAAGAAATGTGCACTTTATGGACGACACGGATGAGTATCAGGACTGGACTCAGGGAATACCAAAATACATGCATATGCTGCAGAATGTGCATCGCAACGTGTCTCACACAAAGAAGGGCGATGCGATTAAG TGTTTCCATAACACAGATTACGTTCTGGCACTGCACAACCACTTTGCCCGGCTTTGTCTCCGCGATTATTGCCCTTGCGTCGATTTTGATATCGAGGATACCCACATGCAGCACTACTGTCTTGGCAGGAAGAAGAGTGAGTGCAAGTGGAAGCGAGGAAAGGACCTGGTGGTGGACACGTCTATGTGGAGGTTCAAGGACAAACTCATTCCAGCTACTCAAAAAGTCCTGCGCGCAATTGGATTTCtctaa